One region of Salvia miltiorrhiza cultivar Shanhuang (shh) chromosome 3, IMPLAD_Smil_shh, whole genome shotgun sequence genomic DNA includes:
- the LOC131018456 gene encoding uncharacterized protein LOC131018456, which yields MQGNPLYSFAAHPKYPTTFLSSLNSFDKGFLKYYCYVRTPFGNWRDYGASELEWHTSRTTYKPASSEVPSTRDQNIIAHLNAMNKAHPLDCRYLAENNSSLAYNGLFPLYPERSIDMSWRSKCGDNLPDTPSLAGRGAHGSGGSASRTSPSEQPAGSQLIPIPPVVEIPEGNVEASRPFDAEEVDAGALVHRGRHSSAGDAAGTREEDVQVVDITDEIPSPDSAPDATLADLTKKRKRGSLISVGEKERQEGLKKAGKSSEPARRSAGGVKILTPAGDKGKGPAKKSAGSSKALPSAGGKGKGKAVVPSADEPEDLVPGPISSLSGQKLIDALIARVHSQDQEKMEALTRGALATKLCQLALQMESGICGSSEPCVRPGGSRSTLGVLLVSARPTLPGGDAGRHSGVFQKDSRILGRFRTSFRLCDRANSFQGIGDGGGHPRTTCHFEFQSPDG from the exons ATGCAGGGCAAtcccctgtatagctttgctGCTCACCCGAAATATCCTACCACCTTCCTTTCCTCTCTGAATTCTTTCGATAAGGGTTTCCtgaaatattattgttatgtgcgcacccctttcggcaactggcgcgattatggtgcttcggagctggaatggcatacaagtcgcactacttataaaccagcctcttCCGAAGTCCCTTCTACTCGTGACCAGAATATTATagctcaccttaatgctatgaataaggcccaccctctagactgtaggtacctggccgagaacaattcctctctggcatataatggtctgtttcccctgtatccagagagatcaatag atatgtcttggagatcgaaatgtggggacaatttgcctgacacCCCTTCTCTTGCTGGCCGAGGAGCACATGGCTCGGGCGGTTCTGCTTCCAGAACAAGTCCCTCGGAGCAGCCTGCTGGTTCCCAACTGATCCCCATTCCccctgtagttgaaatcccagaggggaatgtggaagcctcgcgcccctttgatgcggaggaagttgatgcgggTGCTCTTGTTCACAGGGGGAGGCACTCCAGTGCTGGTGATGCCGCTGGCACCCGTGAAGAAGATGTCCAAGTCGTGGATATCACCGATGAGATTCCTTCACCTGATTCGGCTCCCGATGCCACCCTTGCTGATCttacgaagaagaggaagagaggttccctgatctctgtgggtgagaaggagagacaGGAGGGCCTAAAAAAGGCTGGCAAGTCCTCAGAGCCAGCGAGGAGgtctgctggtggtgtgaagattctcactcctgctggggacaagggcaaagggccagcgaagaagtcagcTGGTAGTTCCAAGGCTCTCCCCTCTgccggtggaaagggtaagggcaaagctgtggtgccctcggctgacgaaccagaggatcttgttcctgggccgatttcgagtctGTCGGGGCAGAAATTAATTGATGctttgatagctcgtgtccattcTCAGGATCAGGAAAAGATGGAGGCGCTGACGCGCGGGGCTTTGGCTACTAAGTTGTGCCAgctggctcttcag ATGGAATCCGGGAT TTGTGGAAGCTCAGAACCGTGCGTACGTCCTGGGGGCTCGAGATCAACGCTTGGAGTACTTCTTGTCTCCGCGAGGCCAACACTTCCTGGGggtgatgctggaaggcactctggagtctttcaaaaagactcccgaatacTTGGCAGATTTCGGACCTCTTTTCGCTTATGTGATAGAGCAAACAGCTTCcaaggcattggagatggcgggggccaCCCCAGAACAACTTGCCACTTTGAGTTTCAgagccctgatggataa
- the LOC131017860 gene encoding uncharacterized protein LOC131017860: MKIIVVMKRCKFIIDVSNQEPILEIKNKIHRLIGIPAQSQTLRVWDWELIDGLDLDDYPLISDGTNINLSTTSTPEYSSFNDAKMKITVKFSARKIEIEADQNDTVWSLREKIHIMDGTPMRKMALFFNGAEMEDDFRSLHEYGVGGGDEVVVFTKTVGRGAGEATSRRVAVVVQTSSSLMGGARIPVEVEDSSRVSEVREMLVERKMLPLDEYILIHKQRIMREDCSMRWHGVETGDILYVFKGSVSRAVI; encoded by the coding sequence ATGAAGATCATAGTCGTGATGAAACGCTGCAAATTCATTATAGATGTTAGCAACCAAGAGCCCATCCtagaaataaaaaacaaaatccaCCGCCTCATCGGAATCCCCGCCCAGTCCCAGACCCTGAGGGTTTGGGACTGGGAGTTGATTGACGGGCTCGACTTAGACGACTATCCGCTCATCTCCGACGGCACAAACATCAACCTCTCGACCACAAGCACCCCAGAATACTCCTCCTTCAACGACGCCAAGATGAAGATCACGGTCAAATTCTCGGCGAGGAAGATCGAGATCGAGGCCGACCAGAACGACACCGTGTGGAGCCTGAGGGAGAAGATCCACATCATGGACGGAACCCCGATGCGGAAAATGGCGTTGTTCTTCAATGGGGCGGAGATGGAGGATGACTTCAGGAGTTTGCACGAGTacggggtgggtgggggcgacGAGGTGGTGGTGTTTACGAAGACGGTGGGGCGGGGGGCGGGGGAGGCCACGTCGAGGagggtggcggtggtggtgcaAACGTCGTCTAGTTTGATGGGCGGCGCCCGAATTCCGGTGGAGGTGGAGGATTCGAGTAGGGTTAGTGAGGTGAGGGAGATGTTGGTGGAGAGGAAAATGCTGCCGTTGGATGAGTATATACTTATACATAAGCAGAGGATAATGCGTGAGGATTGTAGCATGCGTTGGCATGGGGTGGAGACAGGCGATATTTTGTATGTTTTTAAGGGGAGTGTTAGTCGGGCTGTCATCTAA